The stretch of DNA GTGGCGACCGCCACCGCCGTGAAAGGACCCCATGACCGATTCGCATCCGTCAGAGCCCGCCGCCTCCCCCTTCGAGGAGGAGGACTACAACGGCCTCCAGGAGGACCTGGCCGACCGCCTGGCGCTGCGCCGCGTTCCCGGACTGTCCACCGAGCGCGACGACGTCGCCGAGGTGGAGAACCGCAAGGTCCGGCTGGAGCGGGTCGTCCTGGTCGGCGTGTGGCTGTCCGGCACCCAGAGCGAGGCCGAGGCGTCCATGCAGGAGCTGGCCGCGCTCGCCGAGACGGCGGGGGCCGAGGTCGTCGAGGGCGTGGTCCAGCGCCGCTCCAAACCCGACCCCGCCACCTACATCGGCTCCGGCAAGGCCGCCGAGCTGCGCGACATCGTGGAGGCCACCGGCGCCGACACCGTGGTGTGCGACGGCGAGCTCTCCTCCGCCCAGATCGTCCACCTGGAGGACGCGGTCCAGGCCAAGGTGGTCGACCGCACCGCGCTCATCCTGGACATCTTCGCCCAGCACGCCAAGTCCCGGGAGGGCCGCGCCCAGGTGTCCCTGGCGCAGATGGAGTACATGCTCCCCCGGCTGCGCGGCTGGGGCCGGTCGCTGTCCCGCCAGGCCGGCGGGAGCGGCGGCGGGGGCGGCATGGCCACCCGCGGCCCCGGCGAGACCAAGCTGGAGACCGACCGCCGCCGCATCCAGGAGAAGATGGCCAAGGCGCGCGCCGAGATCGCCGAGCTGCAGGCCCGCCGGGACATCAAGCGGCGGGAGCGCAGGCGCCGCGAGGTGCCCGCCGTCGCCCTGGCCGGCTACACCAACGCCGGCAAGTCCAGCCTGCTCAACCGGCTCACCGGCGCCGGGGTGCTGGTGCAGGACGCACTGTTCGCCACCCTCGACCCCACCGTGCGCCGGGCCCGCACCCCGGGCGGCCGGGACATCACCCTGGCCGACACCGTGGGCTTCGTCCGGCACCTGCCGCACCAGCTGGTCGCCGCGTTCCGCTCCACCTTGGACGAGGTGGCCGACGCCGACCTGGTGCTGCACGTGGTCGACGCCTCCCAGGACGACCCCGAGGGCCGGATCGCCGCGGTCCGCGAGGTCTTCACCGAGCTGGGCGCGGAGAAGCTCCCCGAGGTGCTGGTGGTCAACAAGGCCGACGCCGCCGACCCGGCCGAGGTGGAGCGGCTGCTGGCCGGCGCGCCGCGCTCCATCGCGGTGTCCGCCCGCACCGGCGCCGGCATCGAGGAGCTGCTCGCCCTGGTCGACGAGGCGCTCCCCCGGCCGGAGGTGCGGGTCCGCGCCGAGGTGCCCTACTCCCGGGGCGACCTGGTCTCCCGGGTGCACTCCGAGGGGCTGATCGGCGAGCTGGAGCAGAACGAGCGCGGCACCCTGCTCAGCGCCGAGGTCCACGCCGAGCTGGCCGCCGCGCTGGCCCCGTTCTCGGTGCCGGAGTCCGCGGAGGGCGGCCGGGCGGCCGCCGGCTGAGAACACCGCCGAGAGGCCCCGCCGGCTCCGACGCCGGCGGGGCCTCCGGTGTCGCCCGCCGCTTTTTCGCCGCTTCGGCCGGCCCCGGGGCGGCGGCGCCGTCAAGATCATCGGAGCGAGAGGAACCGATCGTTCGTGGGAGCGTTCCCACTTTTTCAGTGTGATCTATGACACACTGCACGGCCGCTGCCTGCGGCGACGCACCGCCCCCGATTTCACCGGCGTTGACGCATCGCGCCGCGGCCGCCACCTTGGGTGACTCCGAAACTGGAAGGAGTCCTTCATGATCAATCGGAGAAGGTTCCTCACGGGACTGGGCGGCGCCGCGGTCGCCGCGGGCGCCGGCGGGGCCCTCCTCGCGAACCCGCCCCGGGGCGGAGCGGCCGCCGCGACCCCGGCGAGCGGCCCGGGAGCGCGGGCGGACACGCTGCCCGTGTCGATCGTCAACGAAACCGGCCGGTTCTCCGACGGCGAGGTCCTCGTCTACATCCTCGGGACCAACATCGACACCGAGGAGCAGTGCCGCGTCACCGCGGACGGCGAGATGGTCCCGGTGAGCGAGTCGGACAACACCGACGGCGGCTACACCGACTACTCCATCCCGCTGCCCGCCGACGGCTCCCCGCTCGCCCTGCCCCGGCCGATGTCCGGGCGGATCTACTTCGCGCTCGGTGACAAGCTCCGGCTCAAGGTGGTGACCGACGGCAACGGGCGCCCCGCCCTGCAGACCCCCGCCGGGCACGTGGAGAGCGACCCCAACTACGGCGTCCTCTACGACACCTTCGAGTTCACCCACAAGGACGACGGGATGTTCTGCAACTCGTCGATGGTGGACCAGTTCAGCGTGCCGATCGCCATCGACCTCCGGGGCGCCCGGGAGCAGAGCACCGGCCTGCTCGTGGACGGCGGCCGGGACGCGATCTTCGAAGCCGCCGCCGCGGACCCCGACCTTTCCCCGCTCATCGTCGGC from Nocardiopsis composta encodes:
- a CDS encoding beta-1,3-glucanase family protein, encoding MINRRRFLTGLGGAAVAAGAGGALLANPPRGGAAAATPASGPGARADTLPVSIVNETGRFSDGEVLVYILGTNIDTEEQCRVTADGEMVPVSESDNTDGGYTDYSIPLPADGSPLALPRPMSGRIYFALGDKLRLKVVTDGNGRPALQTPAGHVESDPNYGVLYDTFEFTHKDDGMFCNSSMVDQFSVPIAIDLRGAREQSTGLLVDGGRDAIFEAAAADPDLSPLIVGDRMRLIAPSHGLDQGLFPEDYYAPYIDEVWAHYEQNTISVTTNEGVFSGRVEGGRFVFDGGVTPFDKPSTRDVLFCDGALAAPNDGLNGPVAAILGAGFNRSTLLSHDQQPTTDAADFYRTDISNHYSRILHANTVDGKAYGFAFDDVAGFASYIEDPAPVSVTVTLTPF
- the hflX gene encoding GTPase HflX, with amino-acid sequence MTDSHPSEPAASPFEEEDYNGLQEDLADRLALRRVPGLSTERDDVAEVENRKVRLERVVLVGVWLSGTQSEAEASMQELAALAETAGAEVVEGVVQRRSKPDPATYIGSGKAAELRDIVEATGADTVVCDGELSSAQIVHLEDAVQAKVVDRTALILDIFAQHAKSREGRAQVSLAQMEYMLPRLRGWGRSLSRQAGGSGGGGGMATRGPGETKLETDRRRIQEKMAKARAEIAELQARRDIKRRERRRREVPAVALAGYTNAGKSSLLNRLTGAGVLVQDALFATLDPTVRRARTPGGRDITLADTVGFVRHLPHQLVAAFRSTLDEVADADLVLHVVDASQDDPEGRIAAVREVFTELGAEKLPEVLVVNKADAADPAEVERLLAGAPRSIAVSARTGAGIEELLALVDEALPRPEVRVRAEVPYSRGDLVSRVHSEGLIGELEQNERGTLLSAEVHAELAAALAPFSVPESAEGGRAAAG